A genomic window from Cytobacillus suaedae includes:
- a CDS encoding sulfite reductase subunit alpha, with amino-acid sequence MQHTAVENLEHKKEEKKVPTYSRTNPFQAKVLENINLNGAGSSKETRHIELSLKGSDLSYIPGDCLGIIPENDPELVTTLLEEMNWDSETTVTINKQGETLPLKEALTTYFEITLLTKKIMQQAAELTDNADLKNLVAIENADQLKEYLDGRDLLDMLRDFGPWNASAEEIVALLRKMPPRLYSIASSFVANPDEVHLTIGAVRYTAHGRERKGVCSVQCAERVQEGETLPVFIQQNKHFNLPESLETDIIMVGPGTGIAPFRSFIQERAVNGTTGRTWLFFGDQRSETDFLYHDELTQHQENGVLTKLDAAFSRDTEQKVYVQHKMSENSKELFEWLQKGAYFYVCGDKQYMAKDVHNTLIEIIAKEGAMSQEDAEAYLNDMQKQKRYQRDVY; translated from the coding sequence ATGCAACATACCGCAGTAGAAAATTTAGAACATAAAAAGGAAGAGAAGAAAGTGCCAACATATTCTAGAACGAATCCATTTCAAGCGAAGGTTCTCGAAAATATAAATTTAAATGGTGCTGGTTCAAGTAAAGAAACAAGACATATTGAGTTGTCATTAAAAGGGTCAGATCTTTCATATATCCCGGGAGATTGCCTTGGAATTATCCCTGAAAATGACCCAGAACTAGTCACTACCCTTCTTGAAGAAATGAACTGGGATTCAGAAACTACTGTAACAATTAATAAACAAGGTGAAACACTTCCACTTAAGGAAGCGTTAACAACTTACTTTGAAATTACGTTGCTTACTAAAAAAATCATGCAGCAGGCAGCTGAGTTGACGGACAATGCAGACCTTAAAAATCTGGTTGCAATCGAAAATGCAGATCAATTAAAAGAGTATTTAGATGGTCGTGACTTACTTGATATGTTACGTGATTTTGGTCCTTGGAATGCATCTGCTGAGGAAATCGTTGCTTTATTAAGAAAAATGCCACCACGTCTATATTCGATAGCAAGTAGCTTTGTGGCTAACCCTGATGAAGTACATTTAACTATTGGTGCAGTTCGTTATACTGCTCATGGTCGTGAGCGTAAAGGGGTTTGTTCAGTACAATGTGCTGAGCGTGTTCAAGAAGGCGAAACCTTACCAGTATTTATTCAACAAAACAAACATTTTAATTTACCTGAATCTTTAGAGACTGACATCATAATGGTAGGGCCGGGGACAGGCATTGCACCATTCCGTTCATTTATTCAAGAACGTGCAGTTAATGGTACAACAGGTAGAACATGGTTATTCTTTGGTGACCAACGTTCAGAAACAGACTTCTTATACCATGATGAGTTAACACAACATCAAGAAAATGGTGTTTTAACAAAACTAGATGCTGCGTTCTCTCGTGATACTGAGCAAAAAGTATATGTGCAGCATAAAATGTCTGAAAATAGCAAAGAGCTATTTGAATGGCTACAAAAAGGTGCATACTTCTATGTATGTGGAGATAAGCAATATATGGCAAAGGATGTTCATAATACGCTTATTGAGATTATTGCAAAAGAAGGAGCAATGTCTCAAGAAGATGCTGAAGCTTATTTAAACGACATGCAGAAACAAAAGCGTTACCAACGTGATGTATATTAA